The DNA region GCTGGTCAATCTATCTTTTTTGTCTACAAAACCCACAGGTATAACAACCTACGCTTTAAATATCCTTGCGAATCTTCAATCTTTCCAACTGACATTATTAACTTCGCAAATTATTTCTAAGCATAAATGTTATATAATTTCTCAAAATTTAACTCCAGACCACGGCACAAAAGGTCATCTTAATCGCCTGCTATGGACACAATTTCAACTACCAGAAATCTATAAAAATCTCAAATCTAGCCTCTTATTCTCCCCCCTCCCAGAAGCACCCCTTTATAGCAACTGTCGTTTTGTAGTCACATCTTTTGATATGATACCGTTGCGTTTTGCTAAACGCTTCTCACCACTCACGCTGTACCACCGCTACTATACTCCCCAAGTTCTTAAGCAAGCACAACATATTATTTGCATCTCCCAGACTACAGCTAAAGACATTACCGATTTTTACAAAATTCCTGCCAGCAAAATTACTTCGATTCCTTTGGCGCACGATCGCACTCACTTCTCCCCTTTAAATCTACCTACCCGCAACTACTTTCTCTACATTGGACGCCAAGATCCATACAAAAACATCCAGCGACTCATCAGTGCTTTTGCTGCCTTACCTAACTACAAAGACTATGAACTGTGGTTAGCAGGGCCAAGCGATCGCCGTTATACCCCAATTTTAAAAGCGCAAGTTGAACAACTAGGTATAAATAATCAAGTAAAGTTCCTAGACTATATTCCTTACAGCGAATTGCCAAAAATTATCAATCAAGCGATCGCTCTGGTTTTCCCCAGTCTCTGGGAGGGTTTTGGTTTACCTGTCCTAGAAGCAATGGCTTGTGGTACTCCCGTCATTACCTCCAATATCTCCTCCTTACCAGAAGTAGCTGGCGATGCGGCGATTCTGATTAATCCCTATAACACCGGAGAAATTACAGAAGCAATGCAGGCGATCGCTAACGATTCGGTATTGCGATCGCGCCTTTCTAGCCAAGGTATCACTCATTCTCAACAATTCAGTTGGGAAAAAACAGGAAAAGCAACCGGCGAAGTTTTATCCCGCTATCTGTAAAAGATAACCTAACGCCAGAATTTAGATTTCAGAAGGCAGAAAGGAACCCACGTTCAAAAACCTGGAATTGAAGTAAGGACGACGCCAGATGCTCCACCTGAGATGCATTTCAAGACCGCACTGGCTTCCTTATGCCTCCTGGCACTTATTAGTATTTCTTTGCTTCTGCCTTCTGCCTTTCTTTGTAAGGATTTTGAATTTTGTCAAGTTTTCAGATTATCTTGACTAATGACTAATAACTAATCCTCTTCTCCTTATGAAAGCACTAATTCTCTCAGGCGGGAAAGGTACACGTCTACGTCCTCTCACTTATAGTGGAGCAAAACAACTCGTACCAGTTGCGAATAAACCTGTTTTATGGTATGGCATTGAAGAAATGGTCGCTGCTGGTATTACTGATATTGGTATCATCATCAGTCCGGAAACGGGGGCAGAAGTCCAAGGAAAAACCGGAAATGGAGAATACTTTGGAGCGAACATCACCTATATCATACAAGACCAGCCACTTGGGCTTGCTCACGCTGTCCAAGTCGCCCGTCCCTTTTTAAAAGATTCTCCCTTTGTCATGTATTTAGGCGATAACCTGATTCAATTAGGTGAGTTACGTTACTTTTTGCAACAATTTAGCCAACAACAGCCAGATGCTTTGATTCTCTTGCGTTCGGTTGCCAACCCTAGCGCCTTTGGTGTGGCTCAGGTAGATGAAACAGGACGAGTATTACAGCTAATTGAAAAACCTAAAGTTCCTCCTTCAAATTTGGCATTGGTAGGAGTTTATTTCTTTTCTCACCTCATCTTTGATGCGATCGCAAATATTCAACCTTCCAGCAGAAGCGAATTAGAAATTACTGATGCTATTCAATACCTAATTAATCAGGAAAAGCAAGTTTTAGCCTACAATCTCCAAGGTTGGTGGCTTGACACGGGTAAAAAAGATGACTTATTAGAAGCCAACCGATTGATTCTCGACACCTATTTAACAGTATCAGTTGTTGGAGAAAT from Nostoc commune NIES-4072 includes:
- a CDS encoding glycosyltransferase family 4 protein, with the protein product MSTKPTGITTYALNILANLQSFQLTLLTSQIISKHKCYIISQNLTPDHGTKGHLNRLLWTQFQLPEIYKNLKSSLLFSPLPEAPLYSNCRFVVTSFDMIPLRFAKRFSPLTLYHRYYTPQVLKQAQHIICISQTTAKDITDFYKIPASKITSIPLAHDRTHFSPLNLPTRNYFLYIGRQDPYKNIQRLISAFAALPNYKDYELWLAGPSDRRYTPILKAQVEQLGINNQVKFLDYIPYSELPKIINQAIALVFPSLWEGFGLPVLEAMACGTPVITSNISSLPEVAGDAAILINPYNTGEITEAMQAIANDSVLRSRLSSQGITHSQQFSWEKTGKATGEVLSRYL
- a CDS encoding glucose-1-phosphate thymidylyltransferase, translated to MKALILSGGKGTRLRPLTYSGAKQLVPVANKPVLWYGIEEMVAAGITDIGIIISPETGAEVQGKTGNGEYFGANITYIIQDQPLGLAHAVQVARPFLKDSPFVMYLGDNLIQLGELRYFLQQFSQQQPDALILLRSVANPSAFGVAQVDETGRVLQLIEKPKVPPSNLALVGVYFFSHLIFDAIANIQPSSRSELEITDAIQYLINQEKQVLAYNLQGWWLDTGKKDDLLEANRLILDTYLTVSVVGEIDSKSQIIGRVQIGAKSKVINCTIRGPVVIGSNCHLENCFIGPYSSIANNVTLIDTDLEHSVILESAKISGIHQRIIDSVIGQRAQLVLAPRRPKALRFLIGDDCQIELT